Proteins encoded together in one Ictidomys tridecemlineatus isolate mIctTri1 chromosome 3, mIctTri1.hap1, whole genome shotgun sequence window:
- the LOC101972188 gene encoding nucleoside diphosphate kinase A isoform X3: MANNERTFIAIKPDGVQRGLVGEIIKRFEQKGFRLVGLKLMQASEDLLKEHYIDLKDRPFFSGLVKYMHSGPVVAMVWEGLNVVKTGRVMLGETNPADSKPGTIRGDFCIQVGRNIIHGSDSVESAEKEISLWFQPEELVDYKSCAQDWIYE; this comes from the exons ATGGCCAACAATGAGCGCACCTTCATTGCCATCAAGCCTGATGGGGTCCAGAGGGGTCTTGTGGGAGAGATCATCAAGCGTTTTGAGCAGAAAGGATTCCGTCTTGTTGGTCTGAAATTAATGCAG GCTTCTGAAGACCTTCTCAAGGAACACTACATCGACCTAAAGGACCGTCCTTTCTTCTCTGGCCTGGTGAAGTACATGCACTCCGGGCCAGTGGTTGCCATG GTCTGGGAGGGACTAAATGTGGTGAAGACAGGCCGAGTGATGCTCGGGGAGACCAATCCTGCTGATTCCAAGCCTGGGACCATTCGTGGGGACTTTTGCATCCAAGTTGGCAG GAACATTATCCATGGTAGCGATTCTGTGGAGAGTGCAGAGAAGGAGATCAGCTTGTGGTTTCAACCTGAGGAACTGGTGGATTACAAGAGTTGTGCACAGGACTGGATCTACGAGTGA
- the LOC101972188 gene encoding nucleoside diphosphate kinase B isoform X2, which yields MANLERTFIAIKPDGVQRGLVGEIIKRFEQKGFRLVAMKFLRASEDHLKQHYIDLKDRPFFPGLVKYMNSGPVVAMVWEGLNVVKTGRVMLGETNPADSKPGTIRGDFCIQVGRNIIHGSDSVKSAEKEISLWFKPEELVDYKSCAHDWVYE from the exons ATGGCAAACCTCGAACGCACCTTCATCGCCATCAAGCCGGATGGTGTGCAGCGCGGCCTGGTGGGCGAGATCATCAAGCGCTTCGAGCAGAAGGGGTTCCGGCTGGTGGCCATGAAGTTCCTTCGG GCCTCTGAGGACCATCTGAAGCAGCACTACATTGACCTGAAAGATCGGCCCTTCTTCCCAGGGCTGGTGAAGTACATGAACTCAGGGCCAGTGGTAGCTATG GTCTGGGAGGGGCTGAATGTGGTGAAGACAGGCCGCGTGATGCTTGGGGAGACGAATCCAGCAGATTCTAAACCAGGTACCATTCGAGGGGACTTCTGCATTCAAGTTGGCAG gaacATCATTCATGGCAGTGATTCTGTAAAAAGTGCTGAAAAAGAGATCAGCCTATGGTTTAAGCCTGAAGAATTGGTTGACTACAAGTCTTGTGCTCATGACTGGGTCTATGAATAG
- the LOC101972188 gene encoding nucleoside diphosphate kinase A isoform X1 has protein sequence MRANDRFRRTEMKMTMANNERTFIAIKPDGVQRGLVGEIIKRFEQKGFRLVGLKLMQASEDLLKEHYIDLKDRPFFSGLVKYMHSGPVVAMVWEGLNVVKTGRVMLGETNPADSKPGTIRGDFCIQVGRNIIHGSDSVESAEKEISLWFQPEELVDYKSCAQDWIYE, from the exons GACCATGGCCAACAATGAGCGCACCTTCATTGCCATCAAGCCTGATGGGGTCCAGAGGGGTCTTGTGGGAGAGATCATCAAGCGTTTTGAGCAGAAAGGATTCCGTCTTGTTGGTCTGAAATTAATGCAG GCTTCTGAAGACCTTCTCAAGGAACACTACATCGACCTAAAGGACCGTCCTTTCTTCTCTGGCCTGGTGAAGTACATGCACTCCGGGCCAGTGGTTGCCATG GTCTGGGAGGGACTAAATGTGGTGAAGACAGGCCGAGTGATGCTCGGGGAGACCAATCCTGCTGATTCCAAGCCTGGGACCATTCGTGGGGACTTTTGCATCCAAGTTGGCAG GAACATTATCCATGGTAGCGATTCTGTGGAGAGTGCAGAGAAGGAGATCAGCTTGTGGTTTCAACCTGAGGAACTGGTGGATTACAAGAGTTGTGCACAGGACTGGATCTACGAGTGA
- the LOC101972188 gene encoding nucleoside diphosphate kinase B isoform X4 gives MANNERTFIAIKPDGVQRGLVGEIIKRFEQKGFRLVGLKLMQASEDLLKEHYIDLKDRPFFSGLVKYMHSGPVVAMVWEGLNVVKTGRVMLGETNPADSKPGTIRGDFCIQVGRTMANLERTFIAIKPDGVQRGLVGEIIKRFEQKGFRLVAMKFLRASEDHLKQHYIDLKDRPFFPGLVKYMNSGPVVAMVWEGLNVVKTGRVMLGETNPADSKPGTIRGDFCIQVGRNIIHGSDSVKSAEKEISLWFKPEELVDYKSCAHDWVYE, from the exons ATGGCCAACAATGAGCGCACCTTCATTGCCATCAAGCCTGATGGGGTCCAGAGGGGTCTTGTGGGAGAGATCATCAAGCGTTTTGAGCAGAAAGGATTCCGTCTTGTTGGTCTGAAATTAATGCAG GCTTCTGAAGACCTTCTCAAGGAACACTACATCGACCTAAAGGACCGTCCTTTCTTCTCTGGCCTGGTGAAGTACATGCACTCCGGGCCAGTGGTTGCCATG GTCTGGGAGGGACTAAATGTGGTGAAGACAGGCCGAGTGATGCTCGGGGAGACCAATCCTGCTGATTCCAAGCCTGGGACCATTCGTGGGGACTTTTGCATCCAAGTTGGCAG GACCATGGCAAACCTCGAACGCACCTTCATCGCCATCAAGCCGGATGGTGTGCAGCGCGGCCTGGTGGGCGAGATCATCAAGCGCTTCGAGCAGAAGGGGTTCCGGCTGGTGGCCATGAAGTTCCTTCGG GCCTCTGAGGACCATCTGAAGCAGCACTACATTGACCTGAAAGATCGGCCCTTCTTCCCAGGGCTGGTGAAGTACATGAACTCAGGGCCAGTGGTAGCTATG GTCTGGGAGGGGCTGAATGTGGTGAAGACAGGCCGCGTGATGCTTGGGGAGACGAATCCAGCAGATTCTAAACCAGGTACCATTCGAGGGGACTTCTGCATTCAAGTTGGCAG gaacATCATTCATGGCAGTGATTCTGTAAAAAGTGCTGAAAAAGAGATCAGCCTATGGTTTAAGCCTGAAGAATTGGTTGACTACAAGTCTTGTGCTCATGACTGGGTCTATGAATAG